Below is a window of Fusobacteriaceae bacterium DNA.
GCGCTGCGCCCTCGAGACCTTCCGGGGAATTTACGCGGACTGTCATAAAATAGCGGTTTTGGGCGATATGCTGGAGCTCGGCCCCAACGAGGTCAATTTTCACAAGGATCTCCTGCGCGAAGGCGTCGGGCAGGGCATAGACGAGTTTTTCCTCTTCGGGCCCCGGATGCGCAAGGCCCTCGATCTTTTGGAGGAAAGCGACCGGGAGGGAATCCGCTATTTTTCCTCCAAGGACGACATCCGCAAAGCCATCGCGAAAAAGAAGGCGGCGACGCCGCGATTGGCGGTCCTTGTCAAGGGATCCCGGGGCATGGCCATGGAGGAAATCCTCGATCGCTGAATTTTTGGGGAGTGTGATTCCCGCAACAATGAAAACGAAAAAGAAAAGCTATAGAAGGAGAACGCATGTTATATCTCTTGGGCATCATTTCTGAGAAACTGAGCTTTTTAAAATCCATTTACCTCAGGAGCTTCATTTGCTTTACGCTGGCTTTTACGCTGGTCGTGGTCCTCGGCGGGCCCTTCATCGAGTTTTTGCACAGGCGCAAATTTGACGAAAAGATCCGCGACGACGGTCCCAGCGTGCACCAGAACAAAAAAGGGACGCCCACCATGGGCGGCGTGCTCATTATCGCCGTGCTCTTTTTCTCAAACTTCATTTCGGCCAATCTGATCAATCCGCAAATCCTGTTGCTGTTCCTCGTCACCGTCGCTTTCGCGGTCATCGGCTTCATCGACGACTACAAAAAATTCACCGAGAGCAAAAAAGGCCTCTCCGGCAGGAAAAAGCTGCTGGGGCAGGGTATTATCGCCATTATTGTGTGGCTTTACGTGACGCAACACGGGATCACCGGAGACGGGGCGCTGGATCTCACGCTGATCTGCCCGATTAACGTCCGCTGGTCCATTTATATCGGCGGTCTCGGAATGTTGATATTTATTATAGTTATTCTCATGGGCTCCTCCAACGCCGTCAACATCACCGACGGCCTCGATGGGCTGGCCATTATGCCCATGATCATCTGCTGCGCCATGCTGGCTACCATCGCCTATTTTTCGAGCCATATGGAGCTGACTCAGCATCTGAAGCTCTATTATATCAACGGCGCGGGGGAGATCACGGTCTATCTCGCGGGAGTCTGCGGCGCGGGTCTGGGCTTTCTCTGGTACAATTTTTATCCGGCCCAGGTCTTTATGGGCGATACGGGTTCCCTGACCCTCGGGGGGATTTTGGGAGTCGTCGCGATATTGTTGAAACAGGAACTGATTCTGCCTGTCGTCGGCGGAATCTATGTATTGGAGGCGCTTTCCGTGATCCTTCAGGTGGCCTCCTTCAAGCTCAGGGGCGTCAGGATCTTTAAAATGGCGCCGTTGCATCATCATTTTGAACTGATGGGTCTCGCGGAGACCAAGGTCACCATGCGCTTCTGGATTGCCTCCTTCATGTTCGGCATCCTGGCGCTGGGCGTGATCCGTCTGCGCGGGCTTTTTTAAGGAGAAAAACATCCTATGGCGGCACAATCGGTGATGGTCTTCGGGGCCGGCGTCAGCGGCAGGGGGGCGGCCGGGCTTTTGGCAAACGAAGGGAAAAAGATTGTCCTTGTGGACGACAAGGTTCCGGGCTGTGTGTCTTCGGCCGAGGCCGAAGGCTATCTGGACGATACGGCGCTTTTCGTGAAAAGCCCCGGAATCCCCTATACACCCCTCGTTCGGCGCGCCATGGCAAAAAATATAAAAATAGTAAACGATATCGAGATCGCCTACCGCTACCTCAAGGAAAAAGGCTACGGGGGCAAGCTGATCGCGGTTACGGGGACAAACGGCAAGACGACCGTAACGACAAAAATTACGGAACTTTTGCGCTCTGCGGGGAGAAAAGCCGCCAGCTCGGGGAATATCGGCGCGTCC
It encodes the following:
- the mraY gene encoding phospho-N-acetylmuramoyl-pentapeptide-transferase, translating into MLYLLGIISEKLSFLKSIYLRSFICFTLAFTLVVVLGGPFIEFLHRRKFDEKIRDDGPSVHQNKKGTPTMGGVLIIAVLFFSNFISANLINPQILLLFLVTVAFAVIGFIDDYKKFTESKKGLSGRKKLLGQGIIAIIVWLYVTQHGITGDGALDLTLICPINVRWSIYIGGLGMLIFIIVILMGSSNAVNITDGLDGLAIMPMIICCAMLATIAYFSSHMELTQHLKLYYINGAGEITVYLAGVCGAGLGFLWYNFYPAQVFMGDTGSLTLGGILGVVAILLKQELILPVVGGIYVLEALSVILQVASFKLRGVRIFKMAPLHHHFELMGLAETKVTMRFWIASFMFGILALGVIRLRGLF